In Alosa sapidissima isolate fAloSap1 chromosome 11, fAloSap1.pri, whole genome shotgun sequence, a single window of DNA contains:
- the tnnt2d gene encoding troponin T2d, cardiac isoform X1 yields the protein MGDTEEVVEGDVPEEVAKPKFMPNMTAPKIPEGDKVDFDDIHRKRQEKDLSELQSLIEAHFVQRKKDEEDLLSLVNRIEKRRAERAEQQRIRSEREKERQARLAEEKERKELEEQRRKQDDDMKKKKVLSQKTLQSGLQSKQSEGKKGAKKQTEREKKKKILADRRKNLNIDHLSDDKLKEKATELWQWLMELEGEKFDLTEKFKRQKYEIAVLQCRINEQSKFAKGRAKGKMAGRLR from the exons ATGGGGGACACAGAGGAGGTAGTGGAGGGGGATGTGCC ggaGGAAGTAGCCAAACCAAA GTTTATGCCCAACATGACAGCTCCAAAGATTCCAGAGGGTGATAAAGTGGACTTTGAt GATATCCACCGGAAGCGGCAGGAGAAGGATCTGTCCGAGCTGCAGTCGCTCATCGAGGCTCACTTCGTCCAGAGGAAGAAGGATGAGGAGGACCTCCTCTCCCTGGTCAACAGGATT GAGAAGCGCCGTGCTGAGAGAGCTGAGCAGCAGAGGATACGttcggagagagagaaggagaggcagGCCAGACTAGCT gaggagaaggagaggaaggagctagaggagcagaggaggaagcAGGACGATGacatgaagaagaagaaagttCTCTCCCAAAAGACCCTGCAGTCCGGCCTGCAGTCCAAG CAGTCCGAGGGGAAGAAAGGGGCCAAGaagcagacagagagggagaagaaaaagaagatccTGGCTGACCGACGAAAGAATCTCAATATTGACCATCTGAGCGATGACAAACTGAA GGAGAAGGCTACTGAGCTGTGGCAATGGTTGATGGAATTGGAGGGAGAGAAGTTTGACCTCACGGAGAAATTCAAAAGACAGAAATATGAG ATCGCTGTGCTCCAGTGCCGTATCAATGAACAGAGCAAGTT TGCCAAAGGTCGTGCCAAGGGCAAGATGGCCGGCCGGCTGAGGTAA
- the tnnt2d gene encoding troponin T2d, cardiac isoform X2 → MGDTEEVVEGDVPEEVAKPKFMPNMTAPKIPEGDKVDFDDIHRKRQEKDLSELQSLIEAHFVQRKKDEEDLLSLVNRIEKRRAERAEQQRIRSEREKERQARLAEEKERKELEEQRRKQDDDMKKKKVLSQKTLQSGLQSKQSEGKKGAKKQTEREKKKKILADRRKNLNIDHLSDDKLKEKATELWQWLMELEGEKFDLTEKFKRQKYEINQLLTRVQCHQSAKGRAKGKMAGRLR, encoded by the exons ATGGGGGACACAGAGGAGGTAGTGGAGGGGGATGTGCC ggaGGAAGTAGCCAAACCAAA GTTTATGCCCAACATGACAGCTCCAAAGATTCCAGAGGGTGATAAAGTGGACTTTGAt GATATCCACCGGAAGCGGCAGGAGAAGGATCTGTCCGAGCTGCAGTCGCTCATCGAGGCTCACTTCGTCCAGAGGAAGAAGGATGAGGAGGACCTCCTCTCCCTGGTCAACAGGATT GAGAAGCGCCGTGCTGAGAGAGCTGAGCAGCAGAGGATACGttcggagagagagaaggagaggcagGCCAGACTAGCT gaggagaaggagaggaaggagctagaggagcagaggaggaagcAGGACGATGacatgaagaagaagaaagttCTCTCCCAAAAGACCCTGCAGTCCGGCCTGCAGTCCAAG CAGTCCGAGGGGAAGAAAGGGGCCAAGaagcagacagagagggagaagaaaaagaagatccTGGCTGACCGACGAAAGAATCTCAATATTGACCATCTGAGCGATGACAAACTGAA GGAGAAGGCTACTGAGCTGTGGCAATGGTTGATGGAATTGGAGGGAGAGAAGTTTGACCTCACGGAGAAATTCAAAAGACAGAAATATGAG ATCAATCAGCTCCTTACGCGCGTGCAGTGCCACCAAAG TGCCAAAGGTCGTGCCAAGGGCAAGATGGCCGGCCGGCTGAGGTAA